The following are encoded in a window of Cycloclasticus pugetii PS-1 genomic DNA:
- a CDS encoding peptidylprolyl isomerase has product MNNLNRALFINAIVLCSFLSPAVFAQESMNRIVAIVDKGVILKSQLDEQVKQTYQRLPAEQRASISRDDIEKRVLDRMVQTELQLQIARRSAMKISDAEIEDSMQRIAAANKLSTEEFLDVLQKDGVTLKSFKNSIRDQMLVRRVQASYVHHEVKVSDQEVASFLNYLEQSEGDQSTEYHLGHILIATPENASPQQITTARNKAEKIITSLKQGKKFSTLSIANSDASNALDGGDLGWMKLAQMPSLLTPFVEKMQVNEFSDPIESPSGFHIIKLFGTRGQQKVMITKTHVRHILIKINALITDQIAQDRLLNLKQRIENGEDFAALARTNSEDRGSAINGGDLNWVQPGALVPAFEAAMNTLEINEISQPVQTQFGWHLIQVLGREEQDNTQLMREAQARSQLQKRKADAAIESWLTKLRDDAYIEYRLDN; this is encoded by the coding sequence ATGAATAATCTTAATCGCGCTCTCTTTATTAATGCAATCGTGCTATGTAGCTTCCTTTCGCCTGCTGTCTTCGCACAAGAGTCTATGAACCGCATTGTCGCCATTGTTGATAAAGGCGTTATTTTAAAAAGCCAATTAGACGAGCAAGTTAAACAAACCTACCAACGCCTACCCGCTGAACAACGTGCCTCAATATCAAGAGACGATATTGAAAAACGCGTATTAGACCGTATGGTACAAACCGAACTACAACTACAAATTGCTAGACGAAGTGCAATGAAAATCTCTGACGCGGAAATCGAAGACTCCATGCAACGTATCGCAGCCGCCAATAAACTTTCAACAGAAGAATTTTTAGACGTTCTACAAAAAGATGGCGTTACGCTGAAGTCTTTTAAGAACTCAATTAGAGATCAGATGTTAGTCAGACGTGTACAAGCAAGTTATGTACATCATGAAGTTAAAGTTTCAGACCAAGAAGTCGCCAGTTTTCTAAACTACCTAGAACAAAGCGAAGGAGACCAGTCTACAGAGTATCATTTAGGACATATCCTCATTGCTACGCCTGAAAACGCATCACCACAACAAATAACAACCGCTCGTAACAAGGCAGAAAAAATTATTACTAGCCTTAAACAAGGAAAGAAATTCTCTACGCTGTCCATTGCAAATTCAGACGCCAGCAATGCATTGGATGGTGGTGACCTTGGGTGGATGAAATTAGCGCAAATGCCGTCATTATTAACGCCCTTCGTTGAGAAAATGCAAGTCAATGAGTTTTCAGACCCTATTGAAAGCCCTAGTGGGTTCCATATTATTAAACTGTTTGGGACACGTGGCCAACAAAAGGTAATGATTACTAAAACACATGTTCGTCATATTCTTATTAAAATTAATGCATTGATTACCGATCAAATTGCGCAGGACCGATTGCTTAATCTTAAACAGCGTATTGAAAACGGCGAAGACTTTGCTGCATTAGCAAGAACAAACTCCGAAGATAGAGGGTCAGCCATTAATGGCGGCGACTTAAATTGGGTGCAACCCGGTGCTCTGGTGCCTGCTTTTGAAGCCGCCATGAACACACTCGAGATCAATGAAATTAGCCAACCTGTACAAACCCAATTCGGCTGGCACTTAATTCAAGTGTTAGGTCGCGAGGAACAAGATAACACCCAACTGATGCGCGAAGCTCAAGCACGCTCTCAACTTCAAAAACGTAAAGCAGATGCTGCGATTGAGTCGTGGTTAACTAAGTTAAGGGATGATGCTTACATTGAATATCGCTTGGATAACTAA
- the pdxA gene encoding 4-hydroxythreonine-4-phosphate dehydrogenase PdxA: MPLPRIVITPGEPAGIGPDICLQICQKPWPCELIFVADPNLLARRATELNLSIDIQQADLRQASSAHKPGTMNVFPIKLAKQEISGLLDVSNAAYIVETLKAAAQLCLDNQCQALVTGPVQKSVINDAHIPFSGHTEFLADYCGSYPVMMLATKTLRVALATTHLPLSNVSAAITPTLLEKTITILNHDLQRQFAIANPRIAVCGLNPHAGENGHLGNEEIDTIIPSLEKLRLNNICLTGPLPADTAFTRPVLEKHDVVLAMYHDQGLPTLKFSGFGDAVNITLGLPIIRTSVDHGTALDLAATGKASASSLASALDTAIQLAQRSTLEQTT, from the coding sequence ATGCCATTACCTCGAATTGTTATTACACCTGGCGAACCTGCCGGTATTGGGCCTGATATTTGTCTGCAAATCTGCCAGAAACCATGGCCCTGCGAGCTTATTTTTGTCGCTGACCCTAACCTGTTAGCCCGTAGAGCTACTGAACTAAACCTTTCCATCGACATTCAACAAGCAGACCTAAGGCAAGCCTCTAGCGCCCATAAACCCGGCACTATGAACGTGTTTCCAATTAAACTCGCTAAGCAAGAAATTAGTGGGCTCTTGGATGTCAGCAATGCCGCGTATATCGTTGAAACGCTCAAAGCCGCCGCTCAACTTTGTCTCGACAATCAATGCCAAGCACTCGTTACTGGGCCTGTCCAAAAGAGTGTTATTAATGATGCTCATATACCCTTTTCTGGCCACACTGAGTTTTTAGCTGATTATTGCGGCAGCTACCCAGTAATGATGCTAGCAACCAAAACCTTACGAGTTGCTCTTGCAACAACGCACCTTCCACTAAGCAATGTTAGCGCAGCCATTACCCCTACTTTACTGGAAAAAACGATTACAATTTTAAACCATGATCTTCAACGGCAATTTGCCATCGCCAACCCGCGAATCGCCGTCTGTGGGCTCAACCCCCATGCAGGTGAAAATGGTCACTTGGGCAATGAAGAAATTGACACCATTATTCCTTCACTTGAAAAATTACGCCTAAATAATATCTGCCTGACTGGCCCCCTGCCGGCTGACACCGCGTTTACACGACCCGTGCTTGAAAAACATGATGTGGTGTTAGCAATGTACCATGACCAAGGCTTACCAACCCTTAAGTTCTCTGGCTTTGGCGACGCTGTTAATATCACCTTAGGTCTACCAATTATTCGCACATCTGTTGATCACGGCACAGCTCTTGATTTAGCCGCTACAGGAAAGGCCAGCGCAAGCAGTTTAGCATCTGCTTTAGACACTGCCATACAACTCGCACAAAGGTCAACCCTTGAACAAACAACATAA
- the rfaP gene encoding lipopolysaccharide core heptose(I) kinase RfaP gives MKLEVTEEFQKDWGDTPSFDQLMALDGEMYRQVARRKTFKFLLKETFYFAKIHHGVGWREILKNIIQGRLPILGAENEYDAIRALTKLGIKTMTLAAYGRRGWNIAEQESFVLTRSLEPAISLEDFCANWAVDKPSLKLKRALIRRVASITRKMHENGINHRDLYICHFLLKENELEALNGNKDVDLYLIDLHRVQIRAKTPMRWLVKDLAALWFSSMDLGLSRQDLFYFIHHYTGNKATKELTENKKFWAEVKRKARVLKAKPIKA, from the coding sequence ATGAAACTTGAAGTAACGGAAGAGTTTCAAAAAGACTGGGGCGACACCCCTAGCTTTGATCAGTTAATGGCACTTGACGGTGAAATGTATCGACAAGTGGCACGACGTAAAACATTCAAGTTTCTTCTTAAGGAGACGTTTTACTTTGCAAAAATTCACCACGGTGTTGGTTGGAGGGAGATTTTAAAAAACATTATTCAGGGGCGGTTACCTATATTGGGTGCCGAAAATGAATATGATGCCATTCGTGCTCTAACAAAGCTTGGCATTAAGACGATGACACTTGCAGCTTATGGGCGGCGTGGGTGGAATATCGCCGAGCAAGAATCCTTTGTGCTAACACGGTCACTTGAACCGGCCATAAGCTTAGAAGATTTCTGTGCAAATTGGGCAGTAGATAAGCCTTCGCTAAAATTAAAGCGAGCATTGATTAGACGTGTGGCTAGCATAACGCGAAAAATGCATGAAAATGGCATTAATCATCGAGATTTGTATATTTGCCATTTTTTATTGAAAGAGAATGAACTTGAAGCCCTTAATGGCAATAAAGATGTTGATCTTTATTTAATAGACTTACATCGGGTACAAATAAGAGCTAAAACGCCGATGCGCTGGTTAGTAAAAGATTTGGCCGCTTTGTGGTTTTCAAGTATGGATCTTGGCCTCAGTCGTCAGGATTTGTTTTACTTTATTCATCACTACACTGGGAATAAAGCGACTAAAGAATTAACCGAGAACAAAAAGTTTTGGGCTGAAGTAAAAAGAAAAGCACGGGTCTTAAAAGCTAAACCGATAAAAGCTTAA
- a CDS encoding lipopolysaccharide kinase InaA family protein: MSSRKSLYRYIFHGTRLNIVPQYRSTLSTIGLNDASNWLTFNTGETLSSGKTTCLKITLPSNQGVFYFKRYVYKKNRWEFFLRRSKAANESINYQRFKNLGIPTIDTIALYEQRSFGRLDTACIVTKEQPNSMQLDHFFKKVLLKMPNSEHRLILNSLKEQLFQQIRTAHDTGLFHLDLKWRNILIQQTGQTYTPIWIDCPRGIQRKFFNYRLKVADLSGLARKALSFFTTQQLYRMLYSYLGPSASKAEARKLFLDIAKHLSRRPPKKITP; the protein is encoded by the coding sequence ATGTCCTCTAGGAAATCATTATATCGGTATATTTTTCACGGTACTCGATTAAATATAGTCCCCCAATACCGCTCCACTTTATCGACTATCGGGCTCAATGATGCATCGAACTGGCTAACGTTTAATACTGGTGAAACTTTATCATCAGGCAAAACCACCTGCCTAAAAATTACTCTGCCAAGCAATCAAGGAGTTTTTTATTTCAAAAGGTATGTCTATAAAAAAAATCGCTGGGAATTTTTCTTACGCCGAAGCAAAGCCGCTAATGAGTCAATTAACTACCAACGTTTTAAGAATCTTGGCATTCCAACCATAGATACAATTGCCTTATATGAACAACGCTCCTTTGGTCGCTTAGATACTGCTTGCATCGTGACAAAGGAACAACCTAATAGCATGCAATTAGATCACTTTTTCAAAAAAGTCCTGTTAAAAATGCCCAACAGTGAGCACAGACTTATACTTAATAGTCTTAAGGAACAATTATTCCAACAAATAAGAACCGCTCATGACACGGGGCTGTTTCATCTAGATCTCAAATGGCGGAATATCCTTATCCAACAAACAGGACAGACTTACACACCTATATGGATAGATTGCCCTCGAGGCATTCAGCGTAAATTTTTTAATTACCGCCTTAAGGTGGCCGACTTAAGCGGCTTAGCCCGCAAAGCACTCTCCTTCTTTACCACCCAACAACTCTACAGAATGCTTTATTCTTACCTTGGTCCCTCCGCATCAAAAGCAGAGGCTAGAAAGCTGTTTTTGGATATTGCCAAGCATTTAAGCCGCCGCCCACCTAAAAAGATAACGCCTTAA
- a CDS encoding DUF465 domain-containing protein, with protein MILSENDQIELRIIELNQEHQDLHYIIDHLSEEIQPDQLRIRRLKKRRLFIKDQIVHLKSTLIPDIDA; from the coding sequence ATGATATTAAGTGAAAATGATCAAATAGAGCTCAGGATTATTGAACTCAACCAAGAACATCAAGATTTACACTATATCATCGACCATTTAAGTGAAGAAATTCAGCCTGATCAACTGAGAATTCGTCGATTAAAAAAAAGGCGACTATTTATAAAAGATCAAATCGTACACTTGAAAAGCACCTTAATCCCCGACATTGATGCCTAA
- a CDS encoding lipopolysaccharide kinase InaA family protein produces the protein MKHYIAEKWRDILVFNDLDSYEKVWALKADWFEEPNYRRGGWSGVSRVELKLPLGGSVGVFLKRQEDHVTRTLGHPIKGFSTFAREFNVIRAFQQHNIPSLEVVFFEQWKQDGHQRAFIMTEELSGYAPLSSEDYRMGSALLANEQQKTALFEKLAELLHSMHKHKFQHNCLYPKHVFAKQLAAGGVDLRVIDLEKVKKVLTKKQAMYRDLDTLLRHAKTWSDEDKLAFYKTYQGESYLSNGSQRLWNKLNKK, from the coding sequence ATGAAACATTATATAGCTGAAAAATGGCGGGACATACTCGTTTTTAATGACTTAGACAGTTATGAAAAAGTATGGGCGCTGAAAGCAGATTGGTTTGAAGAGCCTAATTACCGCCGAGGTGGTTGGAGCGGAGTTTCTAGGGTTGAGTTAAAGTTGCCGCTAGGTGGTTCAGTCGGGGTGTTTTTAAAACGTCAAGAGGACCATGTGACGCGTACACTGGGGCACCCCATTAAAGGGTTTTCCACATTTGCTAGAGAATTCAATGTTATTCGTGCTTTTCAGCAGCATAATATTCCATCGTTAGAAGTCGTTTTTTTTGAACAATGGAAGCAAGATGGGCATCAACGTGCTTTTATTATGACCGAGGAATTGTCTGGCTATGCTCCGCTATCGTCCGAAGACTATAGGATGGGCTCGGCACTGTTAGCAAACGAACAACAAAAAACGGCACTATTTGAAAAACTGGCTGAACTACTCCATAGCATGCATAAGCATAAGTTTCAGCATAACTGTTTATATCCAAAGCATGTTTTCGCAAAGCAATTAGCAGCAGGTGGGGTGGATTTACGCGTTATAGACTTGGAAAAAGTAAAAAAAGTGCTGACAAAGAAGCAAGCTATGTATAGGGATTTAGATACCTTATTACGACATGCTAAGACGTGGAGTGATGAAGACAAGTTAGCATTTTATAAGACCTACCAAGGTGAGAGCTATTTGAGCAATGGTTCACAACGGCTTTGGAATAAGTTGAATAAAAAATAA
- a CDS encoding lipopolysaccharide kinase InaA family protein, translating into MEKISYEQYLQLIDGAQVIEKDGAGIKVLDTQQGEIIKLFRRKRFFSTALLKPYAVRFVDNAQQLDTLGIPTVKINRLLWCHSIKRHLVVYQRLDGLLLRDVLSDSTLNSDALFRQFGSFIAKLHNKGVYFRSAHLKNILVCPHGDFALIDISDMQIKKKALKLALRIRNFQHILRYQADKDLLKKHTEAFLSAYLEASPLNKTDAAALNRGLQSNLSNTSAT; encoded by the coding sequence ATGGAAAAAATTAGTTACGAACAATACCTACAACTGATTGACGGTGCGCAGGTAATAGAAAAAGATGGCGCCGGTATAAAAGTACTGGATACTCAGCAAGGTGAAATCATTAAATTATTTCGCCGAAAACGATTCTTTTCGACTGCTCTTTTAAAACCTTACGCAGTTCGCTTTGTAGACAACGCACAACAGCTTGACACCCTTGGTATTCCAACGGTTAAAATTAATCGACTACTTTGGTGTCACAGCATTAAGCGTCATCTCGTTGTTTACCAACGCTTAGACGGCTTATTACTGCGCGATGTCTTAAGCGATAGCACACTCAATAGCGATGCCCTCTTTCGACAATTTGGAAGCTTTATTGCCAAGCTACACAATAAAGGAGTTTATTTCCGCTCTGCCCATTTAAAAAACATTCTTGTTTGTCCTCATGGGGACTTTGCACTGATTGATATTTCAGATATGCAAATCAAGAAAAAAGCCCTCAAGTTAGCGTTACGCATACGGAATTTTCAACACATACTTCGTTATCAGGCAGATAAAGACTTACTCAAAAAACACACTGAAGCCTTTCTTTCAGCTTACCTTGAGGCCAGCCCGTTAAACAAAACCGATGCAGCAGCTCTAAACCGTGGCTTACAGTCTAATTTGAGTAATACATCAGCGACGTAA
- a CDS encoding glycosyltransferase family 4 protein: protein MRLAFALYKYFPYGGLARDFMRIADICLEKGYQVDVYVMEWQGDQKAGYNVSVLRSSGWSNHAKVADFHQQLRSRLEQQSYEAVIGFNKIPGVDVYYAADPCYIDRFSARSFFNKLNPRYRFYAGVEKAVFKAPSRTVCLMISDVQMALFKKHYQTAAERLVMLPPGIDINRRRPLDALRKRAAFRQQLGMLEQDLMVLMVGTGFKTKGVDRAIKAIAALPEGLKSKTSLMVVGEDDLSSYERLARENKVSERVHLMGGRSDVPDFLLAADLLLHPARKENTGTVILEAMVAGLPMLVTDVCGYAKYVTQSKAGAVMSSPFNQQLLNEQLVSMLTDGKTNERRDHALAFANKEDLYSMPEKAVEAIETVINRKRNET from the coding sequence ATGCGTTTAGCTTTTGCACTTTATAAGTATTTCCCGTACGGCGGACTAGCGCGTGATTTTATGCGTATTGCGGATATTTGCCTTGAGAAAGGTTATCAAGTTGATGTGTATGTAATGGAATGGCAAGGTGATCAAAAGGCTGGCTATAATGTCTCTGTGTTGCGTTCCTCGGGGTGGAGTAATCATGCCAAAGTTGCTGACTTTCACCAGCAATTGAGATCAAGGTTGGAGCAACAATCGTATGAGGCAGTGATCGGTTTTAATAAAATTCCCGGTGTTGATGTGTATTATGCCGCGGATCCTTGTTACATCGATCGCTTTTCTGCCCGGTCGTTTTTCAATAAACTCAATCCACGATATCGTTTTTATGCTGGGGTGGAAAAAGCTGTTTTCAAAGCGCCCAGTCGTACGGTATGTTTGATGATATCAGATGTGCAAATGGCACTGTTTAAAAAGCACTACCAGACTGCTGCTGAAAGGTTAGTGATGTTACCGCCAGGCATTGATATCAACCGACGTAGACCATTAGATGCACTTCGTAAGCGGGCAGCTTTTCGTCAACAGCTAGGCATGCTTGAGCAAGATTTAATGGTCTTGATGGTTGGAACTGGGTTTAAAACCAAGGGCGTTGACCGAGCGATAAAAGCAATAGCGGCGTTACCTGAAGGGTTGAAGAGTAAAACGTCTTTAATGGTTGTTGGTGAAGATGACCTTTCTAGCTATGAGCGTTTGGCCCGAGAAAACAAGGTAAGTGAACGGGTTCACTTAATGGGAGGGCGCTCAGATGTGCCTGATTTTTTATTAGCGGCTGATCTGCTGTTACATCCTGCGCGTAAGGAGAATACGGGAACGGTTATTTTAGAAGCAATGGTTGCAGGCCTACCCATGTTGGTAACGGATGTGTGTGGTTATGCAAAGTATGTTACGCAGTCTAAAGCAGGTGCAGTAATGTCGTCACCCTTTAATCAGCAGTTACTTAATGAACAGTTAGTGAGCATGCTAACGGATGGTAAAACCAATGAACGGCGTGACCATGCATTAGCATTTGCAAACAAAGAAGACTTATACAGCATGCCTGAAAAAGCAGTAGAGGCGATTGAAACTGTCATAAATAGGAAACGGAATGAAACTTGA
- a CDS encoding carbamoyltransferase family protein, whose translation MIVLGLSGAVSHDASAALYIDGKLVAAVEEERFLRDKHAKGQFPYESTKFCLEYAGIKPSDVDVVAFPYAKIGLSSPARWHYAKRHWYAPDRALMALFNGNRRYERNFNSVMKMLDDLGIGSQRVKYVPVEHHLAHASSAYHLSGFKEKTAILGIDGKGEYATTFFGYGEHGKIHKIKEFYDPDSLGGVYGAITEFLGFEMLDGEFKVMGMAPYGDPSRFDFSRLIETDGKDFRVNTKLVNCLGLRRYKENGKGYFFSPKLIEWLGPKREGDEIDDPYIDYAASIQALLEKVALGLIDTYLGDTLKETGKLCYAGGVALNVKLNQRIIARPDVNELFVQPAASDAGTAIGAASYAAQELGDEIEKMEHVYLGPKYTNEECIQACLDHPNKPKYEVLENTTQYTAKLLAEGNPISWFQGRMEFGPRALGNRSIIGNPSSKGVADRINAQIKYRERWRPFCPSILDTVAEDILQTDHPSPYMTFTFDVAESWKERIPEVVHEDGTARAQVVTEKTNPRYYSLISEVEKLTGNGVVLNTSLNRRGEPMVCSPTDALNMFYGSDLEYLVMEDILVRKHNVD comes from the coding sequence ATGATAGTTTTAGGTTTGTCGGGTGCAGTTAGTCATGACGCATCAGCAGCGTTATACATTGATGGGAAATTAGTTGCGGCGGTTGAAGAAGAGCGCTTTTTACGAGATAAACACGCAAAAGGTCAGTTTCCCTACGAATCTACCAAGTTCTGTCTAGAGTACGCGGGTATTAAACCAAGCGATGTCGACGTAGTGGCGTTTCCGTACGCGAAAATAGGCTTATCTAGTCCAGCGAGATGGCATTATGCAAAACGGCATTGGTATGCGCCGGATCGTGCGCTGATGGCATTGTTTAATGGTAACCGTCGATATGAGCGTAACTTCAATAGTGTTATGAAAATGCTCGATGACCTTGGCATTGGCTCTCAGCGTGTTAAGTATGTTCCAGTTGAACATCATTTAGCGCACGCGAGTAGTGCGTATCACTTAAGTGGTTTTAAAGAAAAAACGGCTATTCTTGGAATTGATGGAAAAGGTGAATACGCAACCACCTTTTTCGGTTACGGTGAACATGGAAAAATTCATAAAATAAAAGAATTTTATGATCCTGATTCACTGGGCGGTGTTTATGGCGCAATTACCGAATTTCTCGGTTTTGAAATGCTTGATGGCGAGTTTAAAGTAATGGGGATGGCACCCTATGGCGACCCTTCCCGGTTTGATTTTTCACGTTTAATTGAAACCGATGGTAAGGATTTTCGAGTGAATACTAAGTTGGTTAATTGCTTGGGCTTACGTCGTTATAAAGAAAATGGCAAAGGCTATTTCTTTAGTCCAAAGTTGATTGAGTGGCTGGGGCCAAAGCGTGAAGGTGATGAGATTGATGATCCGTATATTGATTATGCTGCAAGCATTCAAGCCTTGCTTGAAAAAGTAGCGCTGGGCCTAATTGATACCTATCTAGGCGACACCTTAAAAGAAACTGGCAAGTTATGTTACGCCGGTGGAGTTGCTCTTAATGTTAAATTGAACCAGCGCATTATTGCTCGACCTGATGTTAATGAACTGTTTGTACAACCTGCTGCAAGTGATGCAGGAACAGCGATTGGTGCGGCGAGTTATGCGGCTCAAGAATTAGGTGACGAGATTGAAAAAATGGAACATGTCTACCTTGGGCCAAAGTACACCAATGAAGAGTGTATTCAGGCCTGTTTAGATCACCCGAATAAACCAAAGTATGAAGTGTTGGAAAATACGACGCAATACACAGCTAAGTTGTTGGCTGAGGGTAACCCTATTTCATGGTTCCAAGGCCGTATGGAGTTTGGTCCTCGTGCGTTAGGCAATAGAAGTATTATTGGTAACCCCAGTAGTAAAGGTGTGGCAGATAGAATTAATGCACAGATCAAATACCGCGAACGTTGGCGACCTTTTTGCCCAAGTATTTTAGATACAGTGGCTGAGGATATATTGCAAACCGATCACCCAAGCCCTTATATGACGTTTACCTTTGATGTGGCAGAAAGTTGGAAAGAACGTATTCCGGAAGTAGTGCATGAAGATGGAACAGCACGGGCACAAGTTGTCACTGAAAAAACTAACCCTCGTTATTATTCGCTGATTAGCGAAGTTGAAAAGCTCACCGGCAATGGGGTCGTGTTAAACACCTCGCTAAACCGTCGTGGAGAACCGATGGTGTGTTCACCAACCGATGCCCTAAATATGTTTTATGGGTCTGACTTGGAATATTTAGTGATGGAAGATATTTTAGTGAGAAAACATAACGTCGACTAG
- the rsmA gene encoding 16S rRNA (adenine(1518)-N(6)/adenine(1519)-N(6))-dimethyltransferase RsmA translates to MNKQHKARKRFGQNFLQDSQIIHQIIMAIDPIATEHLVEIGPGQGAITEPLLDAQCELDVVELDRDLVEQLTSRFSHIDRFTLHSADALTFDFSALDHGQPLRVIGNLPYNISTPLLFHLLTQASHIKDMHFMLQKEIVNRLQAQPGSKQFGRLSIMVQLHCQVEALFDVEPECFHPQPKVMSSIVRITPYRQQKYLIDDMQLFETIVKAAFSQRRKTIKNTLKNICDDNALDAANIAPSLRAEALTIDDFVNLSNQLSRA, encoded by the coding sequence TTGAACAAACAACATAAAGCTCGTAAACGCTTCGGCCAGAATTTTCTACAAGATAGCCAAATTATTCACCAGATAATCATGGCCATAGACCCTATCGCCACTGAACACCTTGTTGAAATTGGGCCAGGGCAAGGCGCTATTACAGAACCACTCCTTGATGCTCAATGTGAGCTTGATGTTGTAGAGTTGGATAGAGATTTAGTAGAGCAACTAACTAGCCGCTTTTCTCATATCGACCGCTTTACCCTTCACAGTGCAGATGCCTTAACCTTTGATTTTTCTGCTTTAGACCATGGCCAGCCATTGAGAGTTATTGGTAATTTACCTTACAATATTTCAACGCCCTTATTGTTCCATCTATTAACCCAAGCCTCGCATATCAAAGATATGCATTTTATGTTGCAAAAGGAAATTGTTAATCGGCTTCAAGCACAGCCTGGCAGCAAGCAATTTGGTCGCCTAAGTATCATGGTACAACTTCATTGTCAGGTTGAAGCACTATTTGATGTCGAACCAGAATGTTTTCACCCACAACCTAAAGTCATGTCGAGTATCGTCCGTATTACTCCTTACCGCCAACAAAAATACCTGATTGATGATATGCAGCTATTTGAAACCATAGTAAAGGCCGCCTTTTCTCAGCGTCGTAAAACCATTAAGAACACATTAAAAAATATTTGTGATGACAACGCACTTGACGCCGCTAACATCGCCCCTAGTCTTCGTGCAGAAGCCCTGACAATTGATGACTTCGTTAACCTTAGCAATCAACTCAGTCGTGCTTAA